The Aggregicoccus sp. 17bor-14 genome includes a region encoding these proteins:
- a CDS encoding sensor histidine kinase, which produces MRRIDVRPLLAVCAWWTLEGLVTAGQLMTMQFGDEPVTVASALRRGLLSAWTWVPLSMLLLACVQRYPLDPGRRTRALAVYAAATALVVALRAVTIFHLNPVLGWYRDLPPFREVLLTSLFNNLLMCWLTIGVWHGLLYARRAHQRERQAEQLQARLTAARLEALHAQLDPHFLFNALNSAAEMVHRDVDAADRMLVGLGELLRSSLDHRQHALVPLHAELQLVQHYLEIEGARLGDRLRLTWDVAPGLDDARVPPLLLQPLAENAIRHAVAPRLGPGRLGIHARAEGGALLLEVSDDGAGTGAGKPGRGTGLANVRSRLECLYGEEATLELLSEPGGGTRARLRLPLRHAARSAA; this is translated from the coding sequence ATGCGGCGAATCGACGTGCGCCCCCTCCTGGCAGTGTGCGCCTGGTGGACGCTCGAGGGCCTGGTCACGGCCGGGCAGCTGATGACGATGCAGTTCGGCGATGAGCCGGTGACTGTGGCGAGCGCCCTGCGGCGCGGCCTGCTCTCGGCCTGGACCTGGGTCCCGCTGTCCATGCTGCTGCTGGCCTGCGTGCAGCGCTACCCCCTGGACCCGGGCCGGCGCACGCGGGCCCTGGCGGTGTACGCCGCCGCGACGGCGCTCGTGGTGGCGCTGCGAGCGGTGACCATCTTCCACCTCAACCCGGTGCTCGGCTGGTACCGCGACCTGCCGCCCTTCCGCGAGGTCCTGCTCACCAGTCTCTTCAACAACCTGCTGATGTGCTGGCTCACCATCGGCGTGTGGCACGGGCTCCTGTATGCGCGGCGCGCGCACCAGCGCGAGCGCCAGGCGGAGCAGCTGCAGGCGCGGCTGACGGCGGCGCGGCTGGAGGCGCTCCACGCCCAGCTCGACCCGCACTTCCTCTTCAACGCACTCAACTCCGCGGCGGAGATGGTGCACCGGGACGTGGACGCGGCGGACCGGATGCTGGTCGGGCTCGGCGAGCTGCTGCGCAGCAGCCTCGATCACCGGCAGCACGCGCTGGTGCCTCTGCACGCGGAGCTGCAGCTGGTGCAGCACTACCTGGAGATCGAGGGGGCGCGCCTGGGCGACCGGCTGCGGCTGACCTGGGACGTGGCGCCCGGGCTGGACGATGCGCGGGTGCCTCCCCTGCTGCTGCAGCCCCTGGCGGAGAACGCCATCCGCCACGCGGTCGCGCCGAGGCTCGGCCCCGGGCGGCTGGGCATCCACGCGCGGGCCGAGGGCGGAGCGCTGCTGCTCGAGGTGAGCGACGACGGCGCGGGGACGGGCGCGGGGAAGCCCGGGCGCGGCACGGGGCTCGCCAACGTGCGCTCGCGCCTGGAGTGCCTCTACGGCGAGGAGGCCACGCTCGAGCTCCTCTCCGAGCCCGGCGGCGGCACGCGGGCCCGGCTGCGCCTCCCGCTCCGGCACGCCGCGCGGAGTGCCGCGTGA
- the rnk gene encoding nucleoside diphosphate kinase regulator, with product MSNHPRITVSRQDFDRLQRLIEQHAEGRDAVLVERLEQELLRADVVEQVPPDVVAMNSTVLFEEEETGARRQVRLCYPLEARGAPGALSVLAPVGSALLGLSVGQSIEWQVPSGRRRIRIVALPQALPEAAQPAA from the coding sequence ATGAGCAACCACCCTCGAATCACCGTCAGCCGCCAGGACTTCGACCGGCTGCAGAGACTCATCGAGCAGCATGCGGAGGGGCGCGACGCGGTGCTCGTCGAGCGCCTCGAGCAGGAGCTGCTGCGCGCGGACGTCGTAGAGCAGGTGCCACCGGACGTGGTGGCGATGAACAGCACCGTCCTCTTCGAGGAGGAGGAGACGGGTGCGCGCCGCCAGGTGCGGCTGTGCTACCCGCTGGAGGCGCGCGGCGCGCCGGGCGCGCTCTCCGTGCTCGCACCGGTGGGGAGCGCGCTGCTGGGGCTCTCCGTCGGCCAGTCCATCGAGTGGCAGGTGCCCAGCGGGCGCCGGCGGATCCGCATCGTCGCGCTTCCGCAGGCGCTGCCCGAAGCGGCGCAGCCTGCCGCGTGA
- the rdgC gene encoding recombination-associated protein RdgC — translation MPVLRGAVTFSRFRAEPAEDAPSDVKKWLSRGLKAHAFEPIDRKSEDETSAGFVELENSDSTEFSPGSFLYGEYALIGYRVDRIKVPAAALKAELAKWAAAFEKEHDRPPSRAEKASNRDSLRQMLRNRAVPGTKVHDLSWNLKTQQLQIWAASRKAVEEVQSAVESAFGVKLTAMVPAAVAARQGIDEESLKPTAELVGGELMAEVSHG, via the coding sequence ATGCCCGTCCTGCGTGGTGCCGTCACCTTCTCGCGCTTCCGTGCTGAACCCGCGGAAGACGCTCCCTCCGACGTCAAGAAGTGGCTCAGCCGCGGCCTGAAGGCGCACGCCTTCGAGCCCATCGATCGCAAGTCCGAGGACGAGACGTCCGCGGGCTTCGTCGAGCTCGAGAACTCCGACTCCACGGAGTTCTCCCCCGGCAGCTTCCTCTATGGCGAGTACGCGCTGATCGGCTACCGCGTGGACCGCATCAAGGTCCCGGCGGCCGCGCTCAAGGCGGAGCTGGCCAAGTGGGCCGCCGCCTTCGAGAAGGAGCACGACCGGCCGCCCAGCCGCGCCGAGAAGGCCTCCAACCGCGACTCCCTGCGCCAGATGCTGCGCAACCGCGCCGTGCCCGGCACCAAGGTCCACGACCTGAGCTGGAACCTGAAGACGCAGCAGCTGCAGATCTGGGCCGCCTCGCGCAAGGCGGTGGAAGAGGTGCAGTCCGCCGTGGAGAGCGCCTTCGGGGTGAAGCTCACCGCGATGGTGCCCGCGGCCGTGGCGGCTCGCCAGGGCATCGACGAGGAGTCCCTCAAGCCCACGGCGGAGCTGGTGGGTGGCGAGCTGATGGCGGAGGTGTCCCATGGGTAA
- a CDS encoding poly-gamma-glutamate biosynthesis protein PgsC/CapC has translation MALLSTLTLFPPYSLDTSILVAVLVGVLILALLTETLGWVFVGLVVPGYLASIFVINPEAGATVAVEALLTYGLAVLLSAGVSRTGAWSAFFGRDRFFLVVLASVLVRAVSEAWLLPYVGHWLDARFDTTFVLDRSLHSIGLVLVPLTANAFWKLKLRRGLLQVGVPVFLTYAVLRWVLLPGTNLSFGSLELVYEDIARSFLASPKAYIILLVTALLAARFNLLYGWDFNGILVPALLALTWLSPGKLLATVAEVLLLVLGTRAVLTLPGLRTANLEGPRKTVLVFTLGFVLKFCIGWALGGRVPGLKVTDLFGFGYLVPTLLAVKILQKQVVARIVLPSLHTSLAGFLLGSLIGFGLSLIEPHTAVATPEDARAEAPTLGLSHTPMGAMALARVTARENEGGDAPLRRRRNELRRYSVLWRHVDRWLETGSAEEQAAVQQEALRLGLDLRPLAAEAPGARPRFVLAERERLGGRLGWDTAVLVPGAPGPVLEVPRPSSEAPSAEAAAVLCERVQCRVLLVSGVDTRAAGLRQGDALLEEQTPLLRAHGALDAHPRILVRADAALPEGEVRLHQARAAQPAPGALWPGAHVTSEAPPEPGLAWEEGRVSVLRAHPRTLRAAVLARAGGLGPSLAPDALLATLSAPAQPPAAPGAAPAPAPSEAELAVLERQVAAPLLAAATPGAGAPAESAAREDELRWATLMASLMELQVRPVQGCGTPDGRCWLVTDAEGARGRLGAALLVRAGGAPLAVEAPTVGRDAGSLPVALEVWSADQGRALLLADAADAASPGNYRTAFQAFHQALHRSLPAEGGLTLQVRGFSSRPAVAADVLVELDGPVLSAAQRPRALEALLAPSGPLGWMKPLVRYHDGSPELAGLSDSSPQQAFSSTFGGAPFATLWLSEHLRGAYVGPRTTPEQLALAGFGPLPTDSRPPLESLLTPGLQPLSGAVPPVLREHFEQLAAAAERRLRQQNIHDLRALAHARTRAGVAERVEVAWSREQGLPYLLLEARQGRRLLRGVYFLQEELSPLPRVELTPGSPEVREAGERALRQRSPLLVAAELPAPAAGRSKEVRP, from the coding sequence ATGGCTCTCTTGTCGACGCTGACACTCTTCCCGCCGTACAGCCTCGATACCTCGATCCTCGTCGCGGTGCTCGTGGGCGTGCTGATCCTGGCGCTGCTCACGGAGACGCTGGGGTGGGTATTCGTGGGCCTCGTCGTCCCCGGCTACCTGGCCTCGATCTTCGTCATCAACCCGGAGGCGGGCGCCACGGTCGCCGTGGAGGCGCTGCTCACCTACGGGCTCGCGGTGCTGCTGTCCGCAGGCGTGAGCCGCACGGGTGCGTGGAGCGCCTTCTTCGGCCGCGACCGCTTCTTCCTCGTGGTGCTCGCCAGCGTGCTCGTGCGCGCGGTGAGCGAGGCGTGGCTGCTGCCCTACGTGGGCCACTGGCTGGACGCCCGCTTCGACACCACCTTCGTGCTCGACCGCAGCCTGCACAGCATCGGCCTCGTGCTGGTGCCGCTCACGGCGAATGCCTTCTGGAAGCTGAAGCTGCGCCGCGGCCTGCTGCAGGTGGGCGTGCCCGTGTTCCTCACCTACGCGGTGCTGCGCTGGGTGCTGCTGCCGGGCACCAACCTGTCCTTCGGCAGCCTGGAGCTGGTGTACGAGGACATCGCGCGCAGCTTCCTCGCGAGCCCCAAGGCCTACATCATCCTGCTGGTGACGGCGCTGCTCGCGGCGCGCTTCAACCTGCTCTACGGCTGGGACTTCAACGGCATCCTCGTGCCGGCGCTGCTCGCCCTCACCTGGCTGTCTCCGGGCAAGCTGCTGGCCACCGTGGCCGAGGTCCTGCTGCTGGTGCTGGGCACCCGCGCGGTGCTCACCCTGCCCGGCCTGCGCACCGCGAACCTGGAGGGCCCGCGCAAGACGGTGCTCGTCTTCACGCTCGGCTTCGTCCTCAAGTTCTGCATCGGCTGGGCGCTGGGCGGGCGCGTGCCCGGGCTGAAGGTGACCGACCTCTTCGGCTTCGGCTACCTGGTGCCCACGCTGCTCGCGGTGAAGATCCTCCAGAAGCAGGTGGTGGCGCGCATCGTGCTGCCCAGCCTGCACACCTCGCTCGCGGGCTTCCTGCTGGGCAGCCTCATCGGCTTCGGCCTCTCGCTCATCGAGCCCCACACCGCCGTCGCGACGCCCGAGGATGCGCGCGCCGAGGCCCCCACCCTGGGGCTCTCGCACACCCCCATGGGCGCCATGGCGCTCGCGCGGGTGACGGCGCGGGAGAACGAGGGCGGCGACGCCCCGCTGCGCCGCCGCCGCAACGAGCTGCGCCGCTACTCGGTGCTCTGGCGCCACGTGGACCGCTGGCTGGAGACCGGGAGCGCCGAGGAGCAGGCCGCGGTGCAGCAGGAGGCCCTGCGCCTGGGCCTGGACCTGCGTCCGCTCGCGGCCGAGGCGCCCGGCGCGCGCCCCCGCTTCGTGCTCGCCGAGCGCGAGCGGCTGGGCGGGCGCCTGGGCTGGGACACCGCGGTGCTGGTGCCCGGCGCCCCGGGGCCGGTGCTCGAGGTGCCGCGCCCCTCGAGCGAGGCCCCCAGCGCCGAGGCGGCCGCCGTGCTCTGCGAGCGCGTCCAGTGCCGCGTGCTCCTGGTGAGCGGGGTGGACACGCGCGCCGCCGGCCTGCGCCAGGGCGATGCGCTGCTCGAGGAGCAGACGCCGCTCTTGCGCGCGCACGGCGCGCTGGACGCCCACCCGCGCATCCTCGTCCGCGCGGACGCCGCGCTCCCCGAGGGGGAGGTGCGCCTGCACCAGGCGCGCGCTGCCCAGCCCGCGCCCGGGGCGCTGTGGCCCGGCGCCCACGTCACCTCCGAGGCGCCGCCCGAGCCGGGCCTCGCCTGGGAGGAGGGGCGCGTGAGCGTGCTGCGCGCCCACCCGCGCACCCTGCGAGCCGCGGTGCTCGCGCGCGCGGGCGGCCTGGGCCCTTCGCTCGCCCCGGACGCCCTGCTCGCCACGCTCTCTGCGCCCGCGCAGCCGCCCGCTGCGCCCGGCGCCGCGCCTGCGCCCGCTCCCTCCGAGGCGGAGCTCGCGGTGCTGGAGCGCCAGGTGGCCGCGCCGCTGCTCGCCGCGGCCACGCCGGGCGCGGGCGCCCCGGCGGAGTCCGCTGCCCGCGAGGACGAGCTGCGCTGGGCCACGCTCATGGCCTCGCTGATGGAGCTCCAGGTGAGGCCCGTGCAGGGCTGCGGCACGCCCGACGGGCGCTGCTGGCTGGTGACGGACGCCGAGGGTGCCCGGGGCCGGCTGGGTGCGGCGCTGCTGGTGCGCGCGGGCGGCGCGCCGCTCGCCGTCGAGGCTCCGACCGTGGGCCGTGACGCCGGCAGCCTGCCGGTGGCGCTCGAGGTGTGGTCGGCGGACCAGGGGCGCGCGCTGCTGCTCGCGGATGCGGCGGATGCGGCGAGCCCGGGCAACTACCGCACGGCCTTCCAGGCCTTCCACCAGGCGCTGCACCGCAGCCTACCGGCGGAGGGCGGCCTGACGCTGCAGGTGCGCGGCTTCTCCTCGCGGCCCGCCGTGGCGGCGGACGTGCTGGTGGAGCTCGACGGCCCGGTGCTCAGCGCCGCGCAGCGGCCCCGCGCGCTCGAGGCGCTGCTCGCGCCCTCCGGGCCCCTGGGCTGGATGAAGCCGCTGGTGCGCTACCACGACGGCTCTCCGGAGCTCGCGGGCCTCAGCGACTCGAGCCCCCAGCAGGCCTTCTCCAGCACCTTCGGCGGTGCGCCCTTCGCCACCCTGTGGCTCTCCGAGCACCTGCGCGGCGCCTACGTGGGCCCGCGCACCACGCCCGAGCAGCTCGCGCTCGCGGGCTTCGGGCCGCTGCCCACCGACTCGCGACCGCCCCTCGAGAGCCTGCTCACCCCGGGCCTGCAGCCGCTGAGCGGCGCGGTGCCCCCGGTGCTGCGCGAGCACTTCGAGCAGCTGGCGGCGGCCGCCGAGCGGCGCCTGCGTCAGCAGAACATCCACGATCTGCGGGCGCTCGCCCACGCGCGCACCCGCGCGGGCGTCGCCGAGCGGGTGGAGGTGGCGTGGAGCCGCGAGCAGGGCCTGCCCTACCTGCTGCTGGAGGCGCGCCAGGGCCGCCGGCTCCTGCGCGGCGTGTACTTCCTGCAGGAGGAGCTGTCGCCCCTGCCACGGGTGGAGCTGACCCCCGGGAGCCCCGAGGTGCGGGAGGCCGGCGAGCGCGCCCTGCGCCAGCGCAGTCCCCTCCTCGTCGCCGCGGAGCTGCCCGCCCCGGCTGCCGGTCGTAGCAAGGAGGTGCGCCCGTGA
- a CDS encoding LytTR family DNA-binding domain-containing protein, translating into MRPALRAVIVDDEPLARARLTRLLASEADVDLVGEFADGASAAQALPGLGAHVVFLDVQMPEVDGFGMLQALPPAERPLVVFVTAHAQHAVRAFDAQAADYLLKPVGPDRLHESVERVRRRRAGLSATPGAYPERLAVPDGQHLRVVPVSELECVRAQGNYVELCVGKRTLLLRETMANLEARLDPRLFLRVHRSHIVRLDLVDAVEACEGGGCLVRMRSGLRLAAGRSHRAALRRALGGEA; encoded by the coding sequence GTGAGGCCTGCGCTGCGCGCCGTCATCGTGGACGACGAGCCGCTGGCGCGCGCCCGGCTGACGCGCCTGCTCGCCTCCGAGGCGGACGTGGACCTGGTGGGCGAGTTCGCTGACGGGGCATCCGCGGCCCAGGCCCTGCCGGGGCTCGGCGCGCACGTGGTGTTCCTCGACGTGCAGATGCCCGAGGTGGACGGCTTCGGGATGCTGCAGGCGCTGCCCCCGGCGGAGCGCCCGCTCGTGGTCTTCGTCACCGCCCATGCGCAGCACGCGGTGCGCGCCTTCGACGCCCAGGCGGCCGACTACCTGCTCAAGCCCGTGGGGCCGGACCGCCTGCACGAGTCCGTGGAGCGGGTGCGCCGCCGGCGCGCAGGGCTCTCGGCCACCCCGGGCGCGTACCCGGAGCGGCTCGCGGTGCCGGACGGCCAGCACCTGCGCGTGGTGCCGGTCTCGGAGCTGGAGTGCGTGCGCGCCCAGGGCAACTACGTGGAGCTGTGCGTCGGCAAGCGCACCCTGCTGCTGCGCGAGACGATGGCGAACCTGGAGGCCCGGCTGGACCCGCGCCTCTTCCTGCGCGTGCACCGCTCGCACATCGTCCGGCTGGACCTGGTGGACGCCGTGGAGGCGTGCGAGGGCGGCGGGTGCCTCGTGCGGATGCGCAGCGGCCTGCGCCTGGCCGCCGGCCGGAGCCACCGCGCGGCGCTGCGGCGGGCGCTCGGGGGCGAGGCCTAG
- a CDS encoding CBS domain-containing protein — MSLFVRELMLRDVAVLEPRTPLREAAAAMARSPRGLLVIADEDRIHGLVTLRQLVFGAEAAAQGHPVHGVGDLAHPRFLVTWEREPLEELAARLVQAGVRCAVVLGEGGGVAGLITTLELANAAKRRRRGLRAVDVASEDSFPASDAPSWTGALAG; from the coding sequence ATGTCCCTGTTCGTTCGAGAGCTGATGCTCCGTGATGTCGCCGTGCTCGAGCCGCGCACGCCGCTGCGCGAGGCCGCTGCGGCCATGGCCCGATCACCCCGGGGTCTCCTGGTCATCGCAGATGAGGATCGCATCCACGGCCTGGTGACCCTGCGCCAGCTCGTCTTCGGCGCGGAGGCCGCCGCGCAGGGCCATCCGGTCCATGGCGTCGGTGACCTCGCCCACCCGCGCTTCCTCGTCACGTGGGAGCGCGAGCCGCTCGAGGAGCTCGCTGCGCGCCTGGTGCAGGCCGGGGTCCGCTGCGCCGTCGTCCTCGGAGAGGGCGGAGGCGTGGCGGGCCTCATCACCACGCTCGAACTCGCGAACGCGGCGAAGCGCCGCCGGCGGGGCCTGCGCGCCGTGGACGTCGCCTCCGAGGACTCGTTCCCCGCGAGCGACGCACCGTCCTGGACCGGTGCTCTGGCCGGCTGA